One window of the Flavobacteriaceae bacterium YJPT1-3 genome contains the following:
- a CDS encoding DoxX family protein: protein MNLLTRFSGYYRKLKQNGWYFLFYLFCRLSLAFGFIVAGMVKIIGERFANGLSEIHPMGAYLTALHHTGYYYTFIGIAQVLAGVLLVIPRTVTLGALLYFPIILNITVLSYAVRFDGSLFTAPLMTLANVFILAWHYDDWKGILPHNKNKIAYRPKHFREKSWRFPYFFAPTVLLITIGVIFGASRLYEVMPRNQIQDCEKQFVGTNREAAGNDFCRCVHEEGAPLDECLDRYEATASDR, encoded by the coding sequence ATGAATCTTTTAACCCGATTTAGCGGCTACTACCGAAAGCTCAAACAAAACGGCTGGTATTTCCTTTTCTACCTGTTCTGCAGATTATCCTTAGCCTTCGGTTTTATAGTTGCAGGCATGGTCAAGATCATAGGAGAACGCTTTGCCAACGGACTTTCGGAAATCCATCCTATGGGGGCCTATCTAACAGCCCTGCATCACACGGGCTATTACTACACTTTCATTGGAATAGCACAAGTTCTCGCCGGAGTCCTACTTGTTATTCCGCGCACGGTTACCTTAGGCGCTCTACTCTATTTTCCCATCATTCTCAACATTACCGTGCTTAGCTATGCGGTGCGCTTTGACGGCTCTTTATTCACCGCACCCCTGATGACGCTCGCCAATGTATTTATTCTGGCCTGGCACTATGACGATTGGAAAGGCATCCTACCCCATAACAAAAACAAGATTGCCTATCGCCCTAAACATTTTCGCGAGAAAAGTTGGCGATTTCCCTACTTCTTCGCCCCCACTGTCCTCCTGATCACCATAGGCGTCATTTTTGGTGCTAGCCGACTTTACGAGGTCATGCCGCGCAATCAAATACAAGACTGTGAGAAGCAATTCGTAGGCACCAATCGCGAAGCGGCCGGCAATGATTTCTGCCGCTGTGTTCATGAAGAAGGCGCTCCCTTAGATGAATGCCTGGACCGCTATGAAGCAACGGCTTCAGACCGTTAA
- a CDS encoding DUF2200 domain-containing protein, producing MSNERVYKMKVSSVYPHYVTKAEKKGKTKEEVDLLIRWLTGYNQSQLKTQLDKQVDFQTFFAQAPQLNPNVSKIKGLICGHRVEDIEDPLMQKIRYLDKLIDELARGKKMSSILRE from the coding sequence ATGAGCAACGAGAGGGTTTATAAAATGAAAGTATCCTCGGTCTATCCGCACTATGTGACCAAGGCCGAGAAAAAAGGAAAGACTAAAGAAGAAGTGGACCTCTTGATTCGCTGGCTCACCGGTTATAATCAGTCACAATTGAAAACGCAGCTGGACAAGCAGGTGGACTTTCAAACCTTTTTCGCACAAGCACCCCAGTTGAATCCCAACGTTTCCAAGATCAAGGGTCTGATTTGCGGCCATCGCGTGGAAGACATTGAAGATCCTCTGATGCAAAAAATCCGCTACCTCGACAAACTCATCGATGAACTGGCCCGCGGTAAAAAAATGAGCAGTATACTCAGAGAATAG
- the hemG gene encoding menaquinone-dependent protoporphyrinogen IX dehydrogenase: MKILIVYGTVEGQTRKIARYLEEVLDEAGHQATSANATDQPPAPEAFDAIILGSSIHLGKYNPALKKYVDTHVEAINQRPSAFFSVCMAIASGLEKEREEAFQIADDFLEKTGWHTDAVWHFAGALKYTQYDYFKRLIMRMIAKKQGGETDTNQDYEYTNWKEVKAKAHNFLEHLKVAT, from the coding sequence ATGAAAATTCTTATCGTTTACGGCACCGTAGAAGGGCAAACCCGAAAAATAGCACGTTACCTGGAGGAAGTTCTGGATGAAGCCGGACATCAGGCGACTTCTGCCAACGCAACCGACCAGCCCCCTGCTCCGGAAGCCTTTGATGCCATTATCCTGGGCAGCTCAATACATTTGGGCAAATACAATCCAGCCCTCAAAAAGTATGTAGACACCCATGTGGAGGCAATCAATCAACGGCCTTCTGCCTTTTTCTCGGTGTGCATGGCGATCGCCTCCGGACTTGAAAAAGAGCGGGAGGAAGCATTCCAGATCGCAGACGACTTCCTGGAAAAAACGGGCTGGCATACTGATGCAGTCTGGCATTTCGCAGGTGCCCTTAAATACACGCAATATGACTATTTCAAGCGCTTAATCATGCGGATGATTGCCAAAAAACAAGGAGGAGAGACCGACACCAACCAAGACTATGAATACACCAATTGGAAAGAGGTAAAGGCCAAAGCGCATAATTTCCTGGAACATTTAAAAGTGGCCACCTGA
- a CDS encoding oxidoreductase has product MKKWFITGISSGLGKALAEAALRKGHFVIGTMRDLQQVEAFNQTHASKATAVALDLNDPQGVEQTIAGILADHGPIDVLVNNAGTGFVGAVEETSSEEVRRVFETNFFGTLRITQLMLPHFRERKQGHIIQISSHGGIKAFAGFGIYNASKFALEGFSEALAQEVGPLGIRVAIVEPGPFRTRFAGEGLQEAETIIEDYALTAGSFREKLKSVHGKQPGDPEKAALAIIEWVETPSSSLRLPLGSIALQTIAAKVQSVNQDLERHRQQALAADYT; this is encoded by the coding sequence ATGAAAAAGTGGTTCATTACGGGTATTTCCAGCGGACTGGGAAAAGCCCTGGCAGAGGCTGCCCTACGGAAAGGTCATTTTGTGATCGGTACGATGAGAGATTTGCAGCAAGTGGAAGCTTTTAACCAGACCCACGCCTCCAAAGCTACCGCGGTGGCCTTAGACCTGAACGACCCACAAGGCGTGGAGCAAACGATTGCTGGCATACTTGCTGATCACGGCCCTATAGATGTTCTGGTCAACAATGCCGGAACCGGGTTCGTGGGCGCTGTCGAAGAAACCAGTTCGGAGGAAGTTCGTCGTGTATTCGAAACCAATTTTTTTGGTACACTGCGCATTACCCAGTTGATGCTACCGCATTTTAGGGAACGGAAACAAGGCCACATCATTCAAATTTCTTCCCACGGAGGGATTAAGGCTTTTGCAGGATTTGGAATCTATAATGCCAGCAAATTTGCTTTGGAGGGCTTCAGTGAAGCTTTGGCTCAGGAGGTGGGTCCACTGGGCATTCGCGTAGCTATTGTAGAGCCCGGACCTTTCCGCACCCGTTTCGCTGGCGAGGGATTGCAGGAGGCTGAGACCATCATTGAAGACTATGCCTTAACCGCAGGTAGCTTTCGCGAAAAGCTTAAAAGCGTGCATGGTAAACAGCCCGGAGATCCGGAGAAAGCAGCGCTAGCGATTATTGAATGGGTGGAAACGCCGTCCTCATCCCTGCGTCTACCTTTGGGCAGTATCGCTCTACAAACCATTGCCGCCAAAGTGCAAAGTGTCAATCAGGACCTGGAAAGGCATCGACAGCAAGCCTTAGCTGCCGACTATACTTAA
- a CDS encoding ATP-binding protein, with the protein MIDLDILIKTVDDLAVGVGIFEVEDTTDIKSIRYVFMNQVILQEMRKSREEVHGKKIIEVAPEAYEHKGGLQVMEAYRKVAAEGGSIDLGLVEYSNHMVAGTYECSVHHIQDNYIYVSLRNVTELEKTKNELEEKNKQLSQFAYMVSHDLKEPLNSVAMLTDLLQHQYMEQLDEQAKEFMQSIAEATERMSDLITDLLEYSALNYELEKVPLHCNDLVEVIQKDLMVTIESKQAVIEVKSLPTVMGYPTQLRMVFQNLISNALKFSKPDESPVITVTAAEKEKDYIFAIADRGIGISKEDQERVFEVFQRLHRKSEFEGNGIGLAHCKKIVELHQGKIWLESEPGQGSTFYFTIPK; encoded by the coding sequence ATGATAGATCTGGACATTCTAATCAAAACCGTAGATGATCTGGCCGTGGGCGTTGGGATTTTTGAGGTTGAAGACACTACAGATATAAAAAGTATTCGCTACGTATTCATGAACCAGGTAATCTTGCAGGAGATGCGGAAATCCCGGGAGGAAGTACACGGCAAAAAAATCATCGAAGTAGCTCCGGAAGCCTATGAGCACAAAGGGGGCCTACAGGTGATGGAAGCCTACAGAAAAGTGGCTGCTGAAGGTGGAAGCATTGATCTGGGTTTGGTGGAGTATTCCAATCATATGGTAGCGGGCACCTACGAATGTTCTGTGCACCACATTCAGGACAATTACATTTATGTATCCTTGAGGAATGTCACCGAATTGGAGAAAACAAAAAATGAATTAGAGGAGAAGAATAAGCAATTAAGCCAGTTTGCTTATATGGTGTCTCATGATCTAAAAGAACCGCTGAATTCCGTAGCCATGTTAACTGATCTGCTTCAGCATCAGTACATGGAGCAATTGGATGAGCAAGCTAAGGAATTCATGCAGTCCATTGCTGAAGCCACGGAACGCATGAGCGACCTCATTACAGATTTGCTCGAATATAGCGCCCTCAATTATGAACTAGAAAAGGTTCCTCTTCACTGTAATGATCTTGTAGAGGTGATTCAAAAAGACTTGATGGTGACCATAGAATCTAAGCAGGCAGTTATTGAGGTAAAATCATTACCGACAGTTATGGGCTATCCTACCCAGCTCAGAATGGTCTTTCAAAATTTAATCAGCAACGCGCTTAAATTCAGTAAACCAGATGAGTCTCCTGTAATCACCGTAACCGCTGCTGAAAAGGAGAAGGATTATATTTTTGCTATCGCTGATCGGGGAATTGGTATTTCCAAGGAAGATCAAGAACGCGTTTTTGAAGTATTTCAGCGTTTACACCGCAAAAGTGAATTTGAAGGCAATGGTATCGGTCTCGCCCATTGTAAAAAAATTGTGGAACTGCATCAGGGGAAAATTTGGCTAGAATCAGAGCCGGGTCAAGGAAGTACCTTTTATTTTACGATCCCTAAATAA
- a CDS encoding cyclic nucleotide-binding domain-containing protein, which translates to MKEILRQNIIKRLGKLPSQLEEVLDCFRENEVSRKTPVLLAGEVCQQCYFITHGSFKIVRTTEAGEDHTLGLIFDEEWFTALDSFRNNTPATESIIASEDTQFLSLSKERFTYLSREVTDFNTVYRQMLEESQADLLDRVNNLMALDALARLKYFQKKYPQALARINAREIASHLDMTPETLSRLRTKI; encoded by the coding sequence ATGAAAGAAATCCTGCGACAGAATATCATCAAACGGCTAGGTAAATTGCCTTCGCAGCTTGAAGAGGTTCTGGATTGCTTTCGCGAAAATGAAGTCAGTCGAAAAACACCTGTTTTACTAGCAGGTGAGGTATGTCAACAATGCTACTTTATCACTCATGGCAGCTTTAAAATTGTACGAACAACCGAGGCTGGAGAAGATCACACCTTAGGCCTCATCTTTGATGAAGAATGGTTTACCGCACTGGACAGTTTTAGAAATAACACCCCGGCTACAGAAAGCATCATCGCCTCAGAGGATACGCAGTTCCTCTCCTTATCCAAAGAAAGATTTACTTATTTGAGTAGAGAGGTGACCGACTTCAATACAGTTTACAGACAAATGCTCGAAGAGTCTCAGGCTGATTTACTCGATCGCGTTAACAATCTTATGGCGCTTGATGCCCTAGCGCGTTTGAAATATTTCCAAAAAAAATATCCTCAAGCCCTGGCTCGTATCAATGCCAGAGAAATAGCTTCGCACTTAGATATGACTCCAGAAACCCTCAGTAGGCTACGGACAAAAATCTAA
- a CDS encoding peroxiredoxin-like family protein, with protein sequence MKTKTKTYQENLTELRANLTAMLPEEFLALFDNDANHLQQTHYQILQLEIGDKAPDFTLSNAQNENVRLQKLLQDSRVVLVFYRGSWCPYCNLQLAHYQQALEEMHWYGAQLVAISPQTPDESLSIKEKNELQFEVLSDNGNLIARKYTTVFKNGERPIEAMTALGIDFHAHYSDDSGELPVPAVFVIEQDGTVSFAASTGGDYRKRVDASVIIAHLKATS encoded by the coding sequence ATGAAAACCAAAACAAAAACCTATCAGGAAAATTTGACCGAACTGCGAGCCAATCTCACAGCTATGCTTCCGGAAGAATTCCTGGCTCTCTTTGACAACGACGCGAATCACCTGCAACAGACTCATTATCAGATTCTCCAACTTGAAATTGGGGATAAGGCTCCTGATTTCACCTTGAGCAACGCGCAAAACGAAAATGTTCGACTGCAGAAGCTCCTTCAGGATAGCCGCGTCGTATTAGTCTTCTATCGGGGCAGCTGGTGTCCTTACTGCAATCTGCAATTGGCACACTACCAACAGGCTTTGGAAGAGATGCATTGGTATGGAGCGCAATTAGTGGCCATTTCTCCTCAAACGCCGGATGAATCGTTGTCAATCAAAGAGAAAAACGAATTGCAATTTGAAGTGCTGAGCGATAATGGAAATCTAATTGCTCGGAAATATACCACCGTCTTTAAAAATGGGGAGCGACCCATCGAAGCCATGACTGCATTAGGAATAGATTTCCACGCCCATTATTCAGACGATTCCGGAGAACTTCCGGTTCCTGCCGTATTTGTTATTGAACAGGACGGCACCGTATCCTTCGCTGCATCTACCGGTGGCGATTACCGCAAACGGGTGGACGCTTCTGTAATTATAGCTCATCTAAAAGCAACATCATGA
- a CDS encoding toll/interleukin-1 receptor domain-containing protein — translation MSNKYNAFISYSHSADRKLAEALRTGIRRFALPWYKRSKLDVFIDEANLSVSPQLWNNIEQALSQSDYLLYLASTTSAQSKWVAKELNYWIDHKSIDRLIILLTDGELVWDDAQKSFQPDPNLAVSPALNTAFTQEPFYIDLREYKSEDELSLKNPLFNKEILKITAELYGVSQEQMAGDEVKAKRKVRRLTATVIAVLLLAFATTLFFYDRSESNRILAQDNAEKASNLLQIALQGRGERYDNKPIDSIIALLEYERIRPIRELITPKVLREPVGTNNNYDYLIWIDLPSFRLNEIDRVEYEWPSDGYQFARNAVVSKESSTGFAFGYRGINAIKNEIYLRIYFKDNSWDDKTFLIRDALGDNYQEYIPLK, via the coding sequence ATGAGTAATAAATACAATGCTTTCATTTCTTACTCGCATAGCGCAGATCGCAAACTGGCTGAAGCCTTGCGAACAGGCATCAGGCGATTTGCCCTGCCCTGGTACAAACGATCGAAATTGGATGTCTTTATTGATGAGGCTAATCTATCTGTTTCTCCGCAGCTCTGGAATAACATAGAACAAGCCCTCTCCCAGTCTGATTACCTGCTTTATCTGGCTTCAACCACTTCTGCGCAATCCAAATGGGTAGCTAAAGAGTTAAATTATTGGATCGACCATAAATCCATTGATCGTCTAATCATCTTGCTGACCGATGGAGAGCTCGTTTGGGATGATGCTCAGAAAAGTTTTCAACCCGATCCCAACCTGGCGGTCTCACCGGCCTTAAATACGGCCTTTACCCAGGAGCCATTTTATATCGATCTTCGCGAGTATAAGTCGGAAGATGAACTCAGCTTGAAAAATCCTCTTTTCAATAAAGAAATATTAAAGATCACTGCAGAATTGTATGGTGTTTCCCAGGAGCAAATGGCCGGTGACGAAGTCAAAGCTAAAAGAAAAGTAAGACGTTTGACCGCTACGGTGATCGCAGTTCTACTTTTGGCTTTTGCTACGACCCTATTCTTTTACGATCGCTCCGAGTCCAATAGAATACTGGCGCAAGACAATGCTGAAAAAGCCTCTAATCTATTGCAAATTGCCTTACAGGGTCGCGGAGAGCGCTATGATAATAAACCCATTGACAGCATCATTGCGCTGCTGGAATACGAACGGATCAGACCCATACGTGAGCTAATCACGCCCAAAGTACTTAGAGAGCCGGTAGGCACCAATAATAATTACGATTACCTCATTTGGATCGACCTTCCTTCTTTTCGACTCAATGAGATCGATCGTGTGGAATACGAATGGCCTTCCGATGGATATCAATTTGCAAGAAACGCAGTAGTATCTAAGGAATCCTCTACGGGATTTGCTTTTGGATATCGAGGAATAAATGCCATCAAAAATGAGATCTACCTGAGGATTTACTTTAAAGACAACAGCTGGGACGATAAGACCTTTCTTATAAGGGATGCCCTCGGAGATAATTATCAGGAATACATTCCTTTGAAGTAA
- a CDS encoding LytTR family DNA-binding domain-containing protein — MDSTSFRFKPANRYLLHILLVGLGIGTANYLLQNDLNWMQWCIQSVVTSFMIGYTLVVLGLNRAWLQERLPNLKIRIVMLFFLFTVAGLLATEVEHLMRALIFQNQYWNPFSSGTLYLFNAIIACILGFSFFQTVYSEDSSVAAGPIQAKPKIDPNDIGHEKHPVILTQIPVKQGEDILLISVQEVLYFEAYDNYAFVYQQSGSKKLCDYSLSFLETRLDASFSRIHRKYIVNQQRIQTIKPHLNGRFILEFGSGHPTITSSKTYAQTVRDWIKLK; from the coding sequence TTGGATTCAACCTCCTTTCGCTTTAAACCAGCCAATCGTTATCTGCTTCATATCCTGCTGGTCGGCTTGGGCATAGGAACCGCCAATTATTTACTGCAGAACGACCTGAATTGGATGCAATGGTGCATTCAATCGGTGGTGACCAGTTTCATGATTGGCTACACCCTGGTGGTGCTTGGGTTGAACAGAGCCTGGTTGCAGGAACGACTTCCCAACCTGAAAATACGGATCGTGATGCTCTTTTTTCTGTTCACGGTAGCAGGTCTATTGGCAACCGAAGTGGAGCATCTCATGCGCGCTTTGATCTTTCAGAATCAATACTGGAATCCTTTTTCCTCCGGCACCCTGTATCTATTCAATGCGATTATAGCTTGCATCTTGGGTTTCAGCTTTTTTCAAACCGTCTATTCAGAAGATTCAAGTGTAGCCGCGGGTCCTATACAAGCTAAGCCTAAAATTGACCCCAATGACATCGGCCACGAAAAGCATCCGGTGATCCTTACTCAAATTCCGGTAAAGCAAGGGGAAGACATTTTACTAATCTCTGTGCAGGAAGTGCTCTATTTTGAGGCTTACGATAATTATGCTTTTGTCTACCAACAATCCGGATCTAAAAAACTGTGTGACTACTCCCTCAGCTTTCTGGAGACACGACTGGATGCTTCTTTTTCGAGAATTCATCGCAAATACATTGTCAATCAGCAACGCATTCAAACCATAAAACCTCATTTAAACGGACGCTTTATCCTGGAGTTTGGGTCCGGTCATCCCACCATCACCAGCAGCAAAACCTATGCTCAAACCGTACGCGATTGGATCAAGCTCAAATGA
- a CDS encoding GNAT family N-acetyltransferase: protein MQLPLKTPRLLLRPLHENDAAFILELVNSPGWLEFIGDRNVHTIDDATNYIQNILTSAQLSYTVFEDKETRSALGILTYIQRPYLNAPDFGFAMLPEYSGLGYAREAAQAFLNHLSEQDPHTPLLAITLPDNIRSIRLLEHLGFTYQEVLETEEETRYIYKLSKT from the coding sequence ATGCAGCTACCATTGAAGACACCCCGTCTCCTATTGAGACCCTTACACGAGAACGACGCCGCATTTATCCTCGAGTTGGTCAATTCTCCGGGTTGGCTGGAGTTTATTGGTGATCGCAACGTGCATACCATTGACGATGCCACGAATTACATTCAAAACATCCTTACTTCTGCACAGCTTTCGTATACCGTATTTGAAGATAAAGAGACCAGGAGCGCCCTGGGTATTTTGACGTATATCCAAAGACCGTATTTGAATGCCCCCGATTTTGGATTTGCGATGCTGCCGGAATACAGCGGATTGGGATACGCCCGCGAAGCTGCCCAGGCCTTCCTTAATCATTTAAGTGAGCAAGATCCTCATACCCCACTCCTGGCCATTACCCTCCCCGATAACATCCGCTCCATCCGCCTCCTGGAACATTTGGGTTTTACCTATCAAGAAGTTCTGGAAACGGAGGAAGAAACGCGGTATATTTATAAATTATCTAAGACTTAA
- a CDS encoding Coq4 family protein — translation MNSCLSTTDITLREGLEQFYARYENQLSHTDTALPQEVHAFFKSHDLVHVLFGCDISLFGEGQVKLWTIFGTTLGFWNHLKLYRKANAFELSRKLPFWKSITDLFRLIGSVPVLILRARQMHRPWPWEEYERYLDTSIADLRKEFNIQVFP, via the coding sequence ATGAACTCCTGCTTATCCACTACCGACATCACCCTCCGGGAGGGACTGGAGCAATTCTACGCACGGTATGAAAACCAATTGAGTCATACGGATACAGCCTTACCCCAAGAAGTTCATGCGTTTTTCAAATCCCACGACCTGGTACATGTGCTTTTTGGATGTGATATTTCGCTTTTCGGCGAAGGTCAGGTCAAACTGTGGACAATTTTTGGAACCACCTTAGGCTTTTGGAACCACTTGAAATTATATCGTAAAGCCAATGCTTTTGAGCTTTCGCGAAAGCTACCGTTTTGGAAATCGATCACCGATTTGTTTCGGTTAATCGGCTCCGTACCGGTACTCATCCTACGTGCCCGACAAATGCATCGACCCTGGCCCTGGGAAGAGTATGAACGCTATTTGGATACCTCTATCGCCGACCTGAGAAAGGAATTCAATATCCAGGTGTTCCCTTGA
- a CDS encoding Crp/Fnr family transcriptional regulator, whose amino-acid sequence MPSSKQTAYAPLLQNIAKYVSLSAEEELRLSSIIRSTRIKKRQFIDQPGYVCNYRNYVVQGAFRSFFIDADGKEHTVQIAIEDWFVSDFYSYITQTPATLYVEALEDSTLLQMTYADIEGLCQQIHPLSEYFRLSTERAFAFSRKRALSNLSMTAEEKYLELLDRYPNIVQRVPQKIVASYLGMTPEFLSKIRKELASKS is encoded by the coding sequence ATGCCAAGTTCAAAACAGACGGCTTACGCCCCCTTATTACAAAATATTGCTAAATACGTTTCGCTTAGCGCGGAAGAAGAGCTGCGCCTCAGCTCCATCATCAGATCAACCCGTATCAAGAAGCGTCAATTCATTGACCAGCCCGGCTATGTTTGTAATTATCGCAATTATGTGGTGCAGGGTGCTTTTCGTTCCTTCTTTATTGATGCTGATGGCAAAGAACACACTGTTCAAATAGCCATTGAAGACTGGTTTGTTAGTGATTTTTACAGCTACATCACCCAGACTCCAGCCACTCTTTATGTGGAAGCGCTGGAGGATTCTACGCTTTTACAAATGACGTATGCCGATATCGAAGGGCTCTGCCAGCAAATTCACCCCCTGAGCGAGTACTTTCGATTATCTACGGAGCGGGCCTTTGCTTTTTCGCGAAAGCGAGCGCTTTCTAACCTCAGCATGACTGCGGAAGAAAAATACCTGGAATTACTAGACCGATACCCCAATATCGTTCAACGAGTACCCCAGAAAATCGTCGCCTCCTACCTGGGCATGACCCCAGAATTCCTGTCAAAGATCCGCAAGGAACTCGCTTCAAAATCTTAA
- a CDS encoding serine hydrolase: protein MKEKKKCNLGLDLVWHSFNHCLTLLLVLFLLASCTPQKPPIESYLGFAMEPQELSSYLQEKIEDIGIPGLSFALINEGEVVFYNTYGYANLEEQLAVDENTIFEGASISKSVFGFFAMTFVDAGLLDLDRPLFEYLPNPDLENDPRYKEITARMVLSHQSGLPNWREDDPENKLRLLFDPGTSYNYSGEGYQYLAEVLKELADTDWQGLDERFRESVAAPLQMEHTVFVQTPYTRANKAEPYDEKGNRVDWEQDYWYQKNDSVFVAPASIHSEAREFSKWMIGVMNEEILTQESYRKLLQPQALVEQGDNGDVYYTLGFFNLDIPGTDIYFHGGNNQGFTSWFALDTTKKWGFVLFTNSEYGEQLGNELMFYLITGPDTWKLYLIIGLLLLVLLLGIVWLFRYFRKHIRSKS, encoded by the coding sequence ATGAAAGAAAAGAAAAAATGTAATCTCGGTCTTGACTTAGTTTGGCATTCCTTCAATCACTGTTTGACCCTACTCCTAGTCCTATTTCTCCTGGCTTCCTGCACGCCACAAAAGCCCCCTATCGAAAGCTATCTGGGTTTTGCTATGGAACCTCAAGAGTTAAGTAGTTACCTCCAGGAAAAAATAGAGGACATAGGTATTCCCGGGCTCTCCTTCGCCCTGATCAATGAGGGCGAGGTCGTTTTTTACAACACCTATGGCTATGCGAATCTAGAAGAGCAATTAGCCGTAGACGAAAACACCATTTTTGAAGGAGCCTCCATCTCCAAATCGGTATTTGGCTTTTTCGCCATGACCTTCGTCGATGCAGGATTACTCGATCTCGATCGGCCGCTGTTTGAATATTTGCCCAACCCGGACCTGGAGAATGATCCCCGCTATAAAGAAATCACTGCCCGTATGGTGCTCAGTCATCAGTCGGGGCTGCCCAACTGGCGGGAAGACGATCCAGAGAACAAGCTCAGGCTCCTCTTCGATCCAGGTACCAGCTATAATTATTCAGGCGAAGGCTATCAATACCTGGCCGAAGTACTAAAAGAACTGGCGGATACCGATTGGCAAGGCCTGGATGAACGCTTTCGCGAAAGCGTAGCCGCACCCCTTCAGATGGAGCATACGGTCTTCGTGCAAACGCCGTACACCCGGGCAAACAAAGCAGAGCCTTACGACGAAAAAGGAAACCGTGTGGATTGGGAACAGGATTATTGGTACCAAAAAAATGACAGCGTATTCGTGGCCCCGGCCAGTATACACTCGGAGGCCCGAGAATTTTCCAAATGGATGATTGGGGTAATGAACGAAGAAATCCTCACCCAGGAAAGCTATCGTAAATTGCTACAGCCTCAAGCGCTTGTAGAACAAGGAGATAATGGAGATGTCTACTATACACTTGGATTTTTTAACCTGGATATCCCGGGAACAGATATCTACTTCCACGGCGGGAACAATCAGGGCTTTACCTCCTGGTTTGCTTTGGATACCACTAAGAAATGGGGCTTTGTGCTTTTTACGAATTCGGAATACGGCGAGCAATTGGGCAACGAGCTGATGTTCTACCTGATCACCGGTCCGGATACCTGGAAGCTCTACCTGATCATCGGACTTTTGTTACTGGTTCTCCTTCTTGGAATAGTTTGGCTTTTTAGGTACTTTAGAAAGCATATACGTTCTAAATCATGA
- a CDS encoding VOC family protein, whose product MTIDHLFICSSQQGQEAEQFVQLGWQDGSSRIHPGQGTVNRKFYFENGFLELLWIDDLEELQNGPAATIGLQERFHWQTEEVSRFGLCLAPSPELDLLFAKANTYRPDYFSPGKIINYFHFPKLPWVFKLPFPPKFNPQEPLQDALGIQELTKVIFEIPDLNGSEPLLRHLNQQKSLVFRDGSTTALIMEFDDQRQDQEQNFPDLDLRIRY is encoded by the coding sequence GTGACCATAGACCATCTTTTCATTTGTTCCAGCCAACAAGGCCAAGAAGCTGAACAATTCGTACAATTGGGCTGGCAGGATGGCAGCAGTCGGATACACCCCGGTCAGGGTACCGTCAATCGGAAATTCTATTTTGAAAATGGCTTTCTAGAACTACTCTGGATTGACGACTTGGAAGAACTACAAAACGGACCGGCAGCAACTATCGGTTTGCAGGAACGATTCCACTGGCAGACTGAAGAAGTCTCGCGATTTGGCTTGTGTTTAGCCCCTTCACCTGAGCTGGATTTGCTTTTCGCGAAAGCAAATACGTATCGACCCGATTACTTTTCCCCGGGCAAGATCATCAACTATTTCCATTTCCCCAAATTACCCTGGGTATTCAAACTGCCTTTCCCTCCAAAATTTAATCCCCAGGAGCCGCTGCAAGACGCTTTGGGCATTCAGGAACTCACAAAGGTTATTTTTGAAATTCCTGATTTAAATGGCTCAGAGCCGCTTCTGCGTCATCTCAATCAGCAAAAGAGTTTAGTATTCCGCGATGGCAGCACAACAGCTTTGATCATGGAGTTTGATGATCAGCGTCAAGATCAAGAGCAAAATTTTCCCGACTTAGACCTTAGGATCAGGTATTGA